The genomic region ACGTCGGTCTCCCCCGCGTTGATACGGGCGGCGAGTTCTTTGATGGCCTGCGGTTGATCGCCGCTCGGCGCGTATTCGCTGACAACCTCGAACGGGCGGACGGCACGGGTCGGTTGCATGCGTCAAGTCTAAAAAGGGGGTACGACATTCGCTGCCGACGCGGTGTCGGCCGCCCGCTCTCAGCGGATCGCTTGCTTCCGCACTCGGTGAACATACGGTAGACACGTATTTTTTCTTCAGATGTACTCAGACATCAGTGACGAACTCGGACGATGACGTGACCGTGACGACGACCCAGAGACCGCAGAAACCGACCCCCATCCTCTGGCACCGCAGGCGCGGCCGCGTGGTCGTGCTGCTGTGCGTCATGTACTTCATCGCGTACTTCGACCGCAACAACATCGCCACCGCCGGGCCGAGCATCATGAAGGAGTTCGACCTCAGCAACGCCCAGTTCGGTCTCGCAGCCTCGGTGTTCGCGTTCTTCTACGCGCTGCTGCAGATCTTCGGCGGCTGGATCGGCGAGAAGATCGGTCCGCGGCGCGGGCTGCTCATCCTGGGTCTGCTCTGGGGGCTCTCCACACTCTTCACCGGTCTCGCCGTCGGCCTGGTCTCGCTGCTGGTCGCACGTGCCATTCTCGGGTTCAGCGAGTCGGCCACGTTCCCGACGGCGACGCAGGCGATGAGCAGGTGGGTGCCGCCGGACCGCAACGGCCTCGTGCAGGGGGTCGTGCACTCGGCGTCTCGTCTCGGCACGGCGCTTGCGCCCATCGCGGTCGCCGCGATGATCCTGTGGAGCGGATGGCGGTCGTCGTTCATCTACGTGGGCATCCTGAGCATGCTGTGGGCCCTGATCTGGTACGCCATGTTCCGCGACCGGCCCAAGGACATGAAGGGCATCACGGCGCAGGAGCTGGCCGAGGTGCCCGACCTGCCGAAGGCCGCCGACCTGCCGCCGGTGCCGTGGAAGCGACTGACTCGCACCATCCTGCCCGTGACCCTCGTCGACTTCGCCTACGGCTGGGTCGCCTGGGTGTTCTTCACCTGGATCCCGACGCTGCTCTCCGACACCTACCACCAGGACATCGCGAAGTACGGCCTGCTCACCTCGCTGATCCTCATCGGCGGCGTGGTCGGCGACACGCTCGGCGGCGTCGCGAGCGACTGGCTGATCCACCACGGACGCTCGGCGCGCAGCGCACGACGCACCCTGCTGCTGATCGGCTTCATCGGTTCGGGCCTCTGCCTCATCCCGCTCGTGTTCACTCCCCCGCTCACGGTCGCCGTGGTGGCCCTGTCGCTCTCGTTCTTCTTCCTCGAGCTGACCAACGCGCAGCTCTGGGCCATTCCGATGGATGTCGCGCCCCTGTGGTCGGGAACGGCGAGCGGAATGATGAACACCGGCTTCGGCATCGCGGGCATCGTCTCGCCGCTCATCGTCGGCGCGCTCGTGGATGTCACGGGCGGCTTCGCCTGGCCGTTCGGGCTGTCGGTCGGCATCCTCGTGGCCGCCACGGTGCTCGCTGCGGTGATGCGGCCGAAGCCGGTCTCTGCCGACGTGCCCGCAGAGGACGCCGCGGCGACCGGGCAGAGCTAGGTGTCTGAGGCGAGGACGTTGTTGACGCGTTGCGGTGTCGCGGATGCGGGCGGTCTGCCGACGTGGGCACCGTGTGGCCGGTGACAGTTGTCATGCAGGTTCCAGGTCTTCAGCGCTTTTTCGCGGCTCATCCGGGAAGCACTGCCGCGTCGGCCGAGGTGATCGTCAGCGTGATGAGTCGCTTGGTCGCTCGGGTTTGCGCGACGTAGAGATCGCGGAGAC from Humibacter ginsenosidimutans harbors:
- a CDS encoding MFS transporter translates to MTNSDDDVTVTTTQRPQKPTPILWHRRRGRVVVLLCVMYFIAYFDRNNIATAGPSIMKEFDLSNAQFGLAASVFAFFYALLQIFGGWIGEKIGPRRGLLILGLLWGLSTLFTGLAVGLVSLLVARAILGFSESATFPTATQAMSRWVPPDRNGLVQGVVHSASRLGTALAPIAVAAMILWSGWRSSFIYVGILSMLWALIWYAMFRDRPKDMKGITAQELAEVPDLPKAADLPPVPWKRLTRTILPVTLVDFAYGWVAWVFFTWIPTLLSDTYHQDIAKYGLLTSLILIGGVVGDTLGGVASDWLIHHGRSARSARRTLLLIGFIGSGLCLIPLVFTPPLTVAVVALSLSFFFLELTNAQLWAIPMDVAPLWSGTASGMMNTGFGIAGIVSPLIVGALVDVTGGFAWPFGLSVGILVAATVLAAVMRPKPVSADVPAEDAAATGQS